The genomic DNA CGCCACCGCTTGCGCGAGATGCCGGAAATCTTCTGCTGCAAGCCGGGCAACAACTCGAGCTCGGTGCCACGCTTACGGCCGGTATGGGTACGGGAGGTCGAGGTGCGGAAGTCGATATCGCCGGCCAGGCCATTGAAATTGTCGCTTCGGGTCAGCCTGCGCTTGACGGATATCTGGCCATCAATGCGGCCGATCTGAGCACGCTGGGTGCGTCCAGCCTGCTTATTGGAGGCTCGCGTACCGCCAGCAGCGATGGCGACGTTATCGACGTCAAGGCCCAGAGTATCGTGGTGGCTAATGACGCGGCGCAGTCTCTCGTAGCGCCGGAGATCATCCTGGTTACCAATGGTCAAGGTAACGGTATTGAATTGAATGCAGGCAGCGTCCTGCGCGGTGAGGGTGATTCGACTGGCCTGATCGGCACGCCGCTGCTGATAGGGCAACTGGGCGATTCCACGCATGCGGCGGTCAGTGGCGATGGCGCGCTCCTGCGCGTGTCCAGTGGCGCACCGAGTCCGATCGTTCGCCAGAACGTCACGGGCGTGGACGGGGCGGCAGGTACCGCCACGGGCGATATTTCCATTGCCGACGGCGCGACCGTTACCGCTGCCAATGCCTTGAGCATCGATGCGACCGGAAATACGCACGTAGGAGCGAATGCCTTGCTCGCCGCGGACAATGTCGATGTCACAGCCAATCGCATCGCCTTTGTGGGTGACGGTGTGGTGACGGACACATCGGGCATGTTGATCGGCGGCGCCACCTTGGCTCAGCTCGCCGGCGCGCAAAGCATTGTGCTGCGGAGCCGAGGCGATCTCGATTTTATTGGCAACGTCGACGTCGATGTTGCAAATGGACTCGAACTCGACGCACAGGCACTTGAAGGCGACGGTGGCATCGTAAATATCGCGGCCGGCAAGTTGGGGCTGACCAATACCTCCGGGCGCACATCGGCCTTCGCGAGCGGTAGTGGTGCATTGAATCTCCAGGCCAACGAACTCGACCTCGGCGAGGGTGCGTTTACGCTCCACGGCTTCGATGCATTCTCGGCGAAAGTCGCGCAAGGCATTGCGGCACAAGGTAACGGCGACTTCGATTTCGGTAATCTGGACGTTACGCTCAATACGCCCGTTGTGCTGGCCGATTCGGGCGCCGCCTTGAAGCTGCATACGACGGGCGCGTTGGATATCGAGGGAAATGCCGGCACCGCATTGAGTCGCACGGCCTTCGGGGGCGGTCTGACGTTGTCGGGCGGAACGGTAAAGGTGGCCACGCAACTCGTGGCCCAGGCCGGCTCTATCACTCTGGACGCAACCACCGGCGACCTGACGCTTGATGACGGTGCGAGCTTGAATGCCGCAGGCGCCGCCAAGACGTTTAATGACGTCCAATCGTTTGCATCGGGTGGCACGGTGACACTCGATGCGGCAAACGGAGATATTCAGGCGTCTGCCCAATCGTTGATTGACATCGCGGGTGCCTCACAGGGCGGCAACGGCGGAAAGCTGGTGGTGCAGTCGGGTGGAAATGCCCAGCTACTTGGAACGCTCGAGGGTGGGGCTGCTTCCAACTACCTGGGTGGCGTGCTGCAAATGGACGTCAACGGCACGGTCGACTTGAACAGCCTTGCCGACGTGCTCGCCCCGAGTGGCATCAACGGCGCTATTTCAATTCATACGCATACCGGAAATCTGGACCTGGACGCGGGGCGCAGCCTCGTGGCGCATCAGGTCGTGCTGACGGCGGACGGCGATCCGGCGCAGGGCGGCGGTTGGGTTCACGTGGATGGAACCATCGACGCATCCGGCACTTTCGGCGGCCCCATTCAGCTCTATGGGCAGGCGGGCGTTGATGTCGAAGGCACGTTGTCGAGCTTTGCCACGGCACCTGGGCGTGAGGGTGGCGATATTACCCTCGGTACGGGCGGCAAGTCCGATGGTTCGCTCAATGCCAACTATGGCTATGAAAACATTACTGCGGTGGGCTCAGGGCAGATCATCCTGGGCGAGCATGCGGTACTCAATATGGGTGGTGACGGCGGCGATGGCGGCCTGTTGCTGCGGGCACCTGTTCTTTCCGATGGCGATGTGCTCGTCAATATCGCCAGTGGCGCAAAAATCAATAACGCTAGGGGCGTCACGCTGGAAGCGGATGCGACTTGGAGTAGCGGCGACGCCGTAGGCGACCCGGCCAAGCATTTCGATGGGCTAATCGATCCGGCCGGTTGGTATGTGCCAGATCCGACCACAGGCGCTCCTGTGCTCGTTGCCGGTCAGTTTGTCGATGCCAAGGGCAATCCCGTTGCTGCCCCGGATCCAAACAATGCGGAGCAAATGGCCGATTACCTGGCCAAGTACTACTTTGTACCGGATGCAAATGCGGTGAATGCAGCGCATCAGAGTTTCTACGGATATCTCAATGGCGACGCATCGCAAGGTCCAGGCGCATTGATGGGTTTTGTAGAGAACCCCGGATTTGCTTTTGGGTCGCGCTTTGCGTCTGTCGCCAATTTTAACGTTCGTCCCGGTATCAATCTTGTCAATCCGGATACCTCGGTCAATAGCGGCAACATCAGCGTACTCACGACATGGAATCTCGGCGCTGGTGTGCGCAATGCCGATGGCACGCTCAGTCTGGCTTATCGCTACGGCAACCAAGCGCCCATACTCAATTTCCGCGCTGTGAACAACCTGGACATCCGCGCCAGCATCACGGATGGCTTCTTCCAAAGTGCCAACGTGGAAAAGGGGGCTGCACCGGACGATACAGGTACCTATGATGAGGCATTGGCTGAGTGGAACATGATCGATGCGCTGGTGACCAATGATATTGGAGGGGGGACTGCGCAATGGTTTCCCATGCCAGACGAAGACGTGATGGGCCAGAGCAACGCAGGCCAGTACTACAGCCAGTACATACTCTATGCCAAGTACCTCTTGAATGTGTCCGACACGGTAGGCGGCGGCGGAACGGGTTTGACGCCTGCTGACGTCATTGCTTTTGGCGAAGGGCTTGGCGGCCCTGTGTCTGCGCCCGGTACGATTGCGGCGCCGACGCTACCGACGACGCTCGCTGATTATCCAGGCTATTTGACTGCCTACGATCCTTATCTTGTGTCGGCGGTCGATAACGCTCAGTTCCTGGTGAACCTCACCCTTCCCGATGATTTCCAGGTGTTGGCTGCGCCGCCGACTGTCGGCACGATCCCATCTGCACCCCCGACACTCGACAACAGTCCGTCGCCGCTTCGCACGCCGCAGAATCCGCTGCCGTTGTTGAGTGCGACGCTCAGTGGCGGAAACAGCAGCAGTTATCGTCTCGTTGCTGGCGCCGATGTAGGCAGTGCCAACCCGCTTGCGGTGCTCCCAGTGAGCTCTGCTGGATCCGGGCAGCTGATGCTCGGTGGCCATACCGAATTTGACGACGCGGCAACCAGTAGTACGGTCTACGCGCCGACCCTGGTTCGCACGGGCACCGGCAATATTGACCTTGCCGCGTCTGGCGATATCGTCTGGTTGGATAATCTTGCGCCGGCCGCGGTCTATGCCGCGGGTGTGCCGCTGACATCCGGGGGCGCCTCAACGGCTGCGCTGGTCCAGCCGTCAGGCAGCCCGGAAATGGTCGTCAGCAACCCGGTCAATCCCGTCGATGGTGGCGACATTTCCATAACCGCCGGCGGCAATATTGTCGGCATCCAGCAGGTCTTCGATACCGACGGCAGCGTTACGGGCACGAAAGGCCTCTCCACCGCCCAGTACTGGTGGCAGTGGATGCAAATGGGCAATCCCGTCGATGGCAGCCGCTCGTCGATCAATTTCTCTTCGTTCGATCAGGGTGTAATGAGTGTCGGCGGTAACGTCGATGTCGAGGCCGGTGGCGATATTCGCCAGCTCTCCGTTTCGTTGCCGACCACCTGGTACCTGACCACCGATGCCTCCGGTTCGAAGACGGTAAATACCGTGGGCGGCGGCAACCTCAATGTCAACGCGGGTGGTGACATTCTCAGCGGCAGTTATTTCGTCGCCAAGGGGGCGGGCAACATTACCGCGCAGGGCCGTATTGGTGCGGATTTCAATTACAACCAACGGGCTGTCGACAATAACGGCCAGTTCATAACGATCAGTACCCCAGTGGACACGTTGTTGGCTGTGCAAGATGCTCAGTTGACCGTGCAGGCGGGAAGCGGTGCCGATATTGGCGGCGTTTACAATCCATCCTGGCTGGATGCAACCACGCCGTTGCTATTGGACAAGTCGTTGCCTGCGCGTCACTTCGATGGGCAAAGCTATAGTGCCGCGTCATCGGTGTCCGTGCTTTCGGCATCGGGCGACGTCAACTTCGGCACGCTCGATAATTCATTGGAGCTGTTCGTCCCAAGCAGCGGCCTGGATTTGCCGCCGGGTAGCGCGGGATTCGTTCTACCTGCCTCGGTAAGCCTCACATCGCTCAACGGCAATTTGAATCTGCTGACCAGCGGTGAACTGTATCCGTCGTCCAATGGCAATCTTTCCTTGCTCGCTGGCGACTCGATTCATTTCGACAACGCGCGTGAGGCAGCCAATAACAATGTTCATATTGCGTGGGGTCTGATCGATGCACCGGCCTCGCTATTGCCCTCGCCATTGAATATCGATGCATTGACGGGTGGTGTCGGTTCGTCGTTCAACCAGGTGCTACGCGCCGGCGGCTATCTGTTCTCGAACCTGCCAGGTTGGTCGGATCAGGCATCGTTGTTGCATCAGGCTCAGCCTTTGCACGGCGCCGACGAACAGCCGGTCCGGGTGTATGCGTTGACGGGCGATATCGTCAATGGGGATGGCGGCGGACTCGATGGCGTCTATCTCGTGCCAAACAAGCCGGCACGCATCATCGCGGGCGAGGACATCGTTGATCTCGCGTTTATTGGCCAACAGACCCACGATTCCGATGTCACCTTGATCAGTGCGGGTCGGGACATCTACGACACCTCGCTATTGATGAATAGCGGATTGTTCAACGCTGGCGAGATCCCCAATCTGGTGTCGCCAGTTATTCTGCAATCGGGTCCCGGCAACCTGCAGATACTGGCGGGGCGCGATATCGGCCCACTGACCAGTCAGGTGGATCTGGCGCCTGTGCCCAGTACCGGGATCTTGAAGGACGTCTTGATCAATGGAGACAGCCAAACCGGTATCGAGACGATCGGTAACGCGCTCAATCCCTGGCTGCCAGACAATGGTGCTTCGCTGCAGATTTTCTATGGCGTGGGGCCAGGTATCGACCAGTCGGCATTCATCGCCAAATACATCGATCCGAACTCGAGCGTGGCGGGCATCGCCAGCTTGACGCCGGCTCTGGTGACTTTCATGAACAACTACACCTCCGGTTTGGTGGTGGATACTGGATTGGTCAAGGATCAGGTCAGCAGTAATCTGACGGTAGACCAGGCATGGGCGCAATTCCAGGCGCTACCGGTGGAAGTGCAGCGAATTTTTGTACAGCAAGCGCTGTTCAAGATCCTTGCCACCGTTGGCCAGGACTACAACGACAGCACAAGTCCTTATCATGGCCAATACGCGCGTGGCTACGAGGCGCTATCCAGCTTGTTCCCTGCATCTTTGGGTTATACCGACAACGGAAGTGGGGCGGGTGGTATCAATGGTGCGCAGAAGACCGTAGACACGGGTGATCTGGATATCCGCAACTCCACCATCCAGACGCAGCAAGGTGGCAATATCGCGATGCTAGCGCCGGGCGGCGAAGCCCTATTGGGCAGTAGCTCGGCGCCGCCGGTCATAACAGACAGCCGTGGCAACGTCATCGCCGGTCCCAACAGCATGGGCGTGTTGACGTTGCGCCAGGGCGATATCGACATCTTTACCGATCGCAGTGTGCTGCTGGCGCAGAGCCGCATCTTTACCGAGCAAGGCGGCGATATCGTTGCCTGGAGTTCCAACGGTGACATCAATGCTGGCAAGGGCGCCAAAACCACCACGGAAATTCCGCCGCTTACGTATATCTGCGATTTGGATGCCTATTGCCTGATCAACCCGGCCGGGCAGGTGAGTGGTGCAGGTATTGCGACGCTGCAGACCGTTGCGGGTGCTGCTGTCGGCAACGCGTTCTTGATGGCACCGAGAGGTACGGTGGATGCAGGTGATGCCGGTATCCGCGTGTCAGGTAACCTGGTCGTTGCCGCCGCGCAAGTCGCTAACGCGGATAACATCCAGGTGCAGGGCGAAAAGATCGGTGTTCCTGTAGCAAGCTCGGTAAATATCGGTGCGCTTAGCGCTGCAAGCGCGGCCGCGAGCGCGGTCAGTCATGTCGCCGAGGAAATGGCCGACAAGCAGCGTAACGATGCGAGAAACCAGCAACCATCGGTCATCTCCGTGCATGTGCTCGGCTCGGGCGAAAACAGCAGTAGCGTGCAGGGCATTCCGGGCGATGGCGCTTACGACCCGGCCAGCCCTGTACAGGTACTTGGTGCCGGACGTTTGAGCAGTGCCAAGCGCAAGGTATTGACGACAGCGGAACAGCAGGCTCTTTCCGAATAGCGATCTCGAACAAGGCGAACTCTCGGGTTCGCCTTGTTCAGCCGCGGCAGTCGTCGTGGTCAGGATGTATTACAAGGAAGATTCGGTGGCTAAACATGAAGAATAGAACATCCGCATTACAGCGGCCGGTTGTCTGCGTGCGTTGTTTTGTGAGATTTTCGCAATGAGCGGCGTATACGTTCTTGCGGAAACGTTACGCCAGCTATTTGACGCCAAGCAGTATCGCGTTGCTGACTGGTTTATTGATCATTGCGGGCGTGGACAATTGGAAGAGCTCGTTCAAGCCCATGGAACGGCCATCGCTATGCGTATCGATTATGTAGTCAAGCGGCGCTTGCAGCGTCGCTCCACTAGCGAATCCGCTGGTGATCTGGTTGAAGCGCTCCCCTATGTACTTAATTTATGGTGTCGGGAGGGCAGGCGTTCGGCGGTGAGATATGTATTGAAAGAGCTCGATGAGCCAGAAGTTGATGCCTTGGCAAGGCGTCCCGATCTGGATTCGGAGGTGGTTTCCATGTTGCGTGAATTCCGCGTCAATTACACTTGATAAGTGTGATTTTCATCTCATTATTTATTTGAATGAATAATATTTCATTAAACATGGCGATTGTATTTTGTCTTTATGTTTTTATCTTTAATTAACGTTGTAATGGATGAGGAATATTCGGCGACTTTTTTTCTTAATTGCGATGTCATTGGCCGACTGTACAAATAGCAGGCCCCCAATTCCGGGGGTCAATAAAATGCAAGGGGATACACCATGAGTTCTGGATTTACTATGGCCAATACCCGCATGAAAATGCTCGCGGGTGCAGTCCTGTTCTGCGTCGGCGCGGCAATGGCGACGAGCGCCATGAGCACCACGCTGTACGGCGGTGGCGCGACCCTGCCTGCCGGCGCCTATGTCGGCTGGAAGTTCCAGACCACGACGCCGCTCGGTGTTCTGACGCTGCCGGCGGACGTGAGTTCTACCTCGATCTTCGGTCAGTGGGGCGGTACGACCAATAGCGTGCAGTACTGCCAGACCGGCAGTGGCGGCGGCAAGCGTGTTCTCAACGGCGACACCAGCGGTAGTCCGTCCCTGATCGCCAACGGCGTTTGCAACCCCGGTTTCCCGGCCTCCCCGCCCGCCGCCAATCCGCCTGGATTCCAAGTCCCAACCACGGCTGTGGTGCAGCCGGACTTCATCGGCTCGGATGCTCCGTATGCGTCGAGCGAGTACGCCACGTTTGTGGCTAACAAAGGCACGGCGAAAGGCGAACCGGTCCAGTTCCCCTCCATCGCCGGCTCCATTGCCATCGTTTATAACAACGCTGACCTCGGCAGCACCACCCTGAACCTGACCCAGGCGCAGGTTTGCGGCGTGTTCTCCGGTGCGATCACCGATTGGAAGACGCTGAATTCGTCCCTCCCGAGCAAGACCATCAATGTGGTCTTCCGTTCGGATGGTAGCGGCACCTCGTTCAACTTCGGCAACTACCTGGCGAATGTCTGCGGTACGGTCGGCGGCGGCCATTTCCAGACCCAACAGACGTTCTTCTCGTCCACGTCCACCGCTTCCGTCATCGGTTTGACCGCGCTCAATAGCTCGTCGTCGAAGACCGGTGTGAGCGGCAACCCGCTCGTTGTCAGCACCGTTGCGTCGACTGACGGCACGATCGGTTATGCCGAAGCCGGCAATGCGTTCAGTCATCCGGCTGGTGGTACTCCCACGAAGCTGGTGAACATTGCCACGATCGGCGGCAAGGATCCGATCGCGGATCTTCCCGCTTCGCTCGCCGTGACGGTCACTTTCGACAAGACCATTACCGGTGTGAACAGCACCGGTCAGGCGACCCTGGCGGCTCAGACTCCGAACTCGGTTGCCAACTGCCTGGGCATCGTTGACCCGAGCACCTACGCGGTGCAGCCGGCTGCCAACTACCCGATCGTTGCGGTGACCTATCTGATCGCGAACCAGAAGGGCAACAGCACGGATCTGACCGCGCTGCGCAGCTTCATGATCTTCCCGCAGAACCACACCGTCACCGAGCCGGGCTATGCTCAGCTGACCGGTACGGGCATCAACACCGCCAAGGCGCTGACCTGCCTGTCGAGCTAAGGTCTACCAAGAAACAGGATGTTTCGTAGAAAAGGGGGCTTTGCCCCCTTTTCTTTTTCTATTCGTATAAGCCGCATGGGATTTAGTCATCTGATGGAAAGAAAAGAGTGCAAGCATTAATACCTCCAAAAGACGTCTAAATATGCGAGCCATCGAAAGATGATCGGTCATCGCCATCGTGGCTTTAGCCTATTGGAAGTGATTGCCGCCATTTTGATTCTTGGCATAGCTTTTGGTGCATTGCTGCGTGTTGGAGCATCTTCGCTCAACCTGACAGCTCGCTCGACCGAATATACGCAGGCCGCGCTCTGGGCCAGTTCGTTACTGGACAAACTTTACATTGTGGATTTCCCTCGTCCGGGTCAAAGCGAGGGAAAGTTCAATGATCGGTTTCGTTGGCATCTCAATGTCATCCCTACACAAGATGAGGATGAGCAGGTTCGGATTTATCAAATCGCATTGGATGTCTCGTGGGGAGACAAGCCCCGGGTCTATACCGAACATTTCGAGACACTGCGCGTCGTGCCCAATGTGAAGGCGCCCCCACCGGATGTGCCGCTTTGAATGCGTCGCGAGGCTTTACTTTGCTGGAAACGCTGGCGGTCCTGGTGCTGCTTGCTTTGCTTCTCTTGGGCACGTATTCCGGCCTCAGGGTAACTACGCATACGGCGCAAACCGGGTCCGACGTCGCGCAGCAACTTGATGGCATACGCTCCAGTCAGCAGTTCCTGCGTAACGAATATACGCAGCTGCTGATGGTGCCATGGGAGATCGCGCCGGATGGTGGACACGTGGTATTTCGTGGCGACGCCTCCAGCATGTCCTATGTGGCACCGTTACCCGGATATCTCCAACGCACGGGTTTGCAACTGCAGCGGTTGGTTCTGATAAAGGACGGCGAGGATACCTACAGGTTGGAGGTGGCATTTTCCAAGCTTCCTTCGCGTCGAGGTTCGCCCATCGTCCCGAGCGAACCGGAGGTACTGCTGCGAGGAATAAAAAGCGGAAAGTTTCTATACGCCGGCGACGATGATCAAGGTAGGCCATTGGGATGGCAGCCGAACTGGCCTTATCCGGCGCGGTTGCCAAGGATGATTGCAGTGGACCTGGAGCTTGCCGGATCGGTCGCATGGCCTCGTCTCGAAGTGCCACTGCGGATGGATATAGCTGCCATTAATCAGTTCACGGCGGCATCAAGACTTCCAGTGACGCCATGATCCATATGAGAGCGCAGCGCGGCATCGCTCTTCTGGTGGTCCTTTGGGCCTGTACGCTCGGTGCGATCGTGCTCGGCGGCTTTGCCATGACGGCACATGTCGAGGGTGTGCAGGCGCGCGGGCAGTTGGATAAGAGTGTTGTGCATTACGCCGCGCTCGGCGGTATCGATCGTGCGGTGTACGTGATGCTCTTGAAGGACCGCACTCAACATTGGGTACCCGATGGGCGTTCTTATCATTTCAAGCTGGGCGATGCAGATGTCAGCGTCGCTATCGATGATGAAGACGGCAAAATCAACTTGAACAGAGCCGACCCAAAGCTGCTGCAGCGAATGTTTGTCATCGCAGGCATGAGCGATGACGATAGCCGTGCGCTGGTGGACCATGTTCAAGCCTGGCGTAAGCTGGACGATTCCGATGAGTCTTCGACGCTTGGAGGGTTTGTAAGCATTGAAGACCTGCAAACGGTGCCGGGCATGCCCGCGGATATCTACACCAAGGTGGAGCCTATATTGACGCTTTGGTCGATCTCGCCGGGGCCAAATCCCGTGCATGAGTCGGCATTGGCGTTAGCCGTTACGACGGATATGAACCTGGCCCAGACCGAGCCGTATGTCGAGAAGCGAAAGGCTTTGCCATCGTTGGACGGCGTGCTTCCAGTGCTTCCAAATGGGGTGCCTATTACAGGGGGCGGTGGCAGCAGCGTCTTGAGCGTGACTTCCACGGCCAGTTTGCCTAACGGTATACGCACTCGACTGCGCGTCACGTTGATGTTGCACCCCCAGCTTGACGACCATCGCGCTTATCGCATTTTCCGCTGGCGGGAAGATGTGGGTTGATGGATAGCGGCTTGTTCTCGGAAAGCGCATAAACGATGGGGCGCTAATCGGCACCACGCCTGCGCATCGACGTGGTGCCTTTTCTCAAATCGCTCAGCCGGCTCGCGCAATGGTGGGTAAACAAGCTTGAGTGGGCTCAGAAGGTATAGCGCACCCGCCCATACCAATACGCCCCATTCGTGCCGATCGGCGAGATCACGTCATACGGAAAATTGCCACCGTAATTGATATCGCTGTTGGAGCGGGTAGGGTACTGGTTGGTGATGTTGTAGCCACCGAGGGCCAGGCTCAGTTGCCTGGTGACGTGGTACTCCGCTTCCGCATCGAGCTGCCAGCGTGCGGCGTAGCGCTGCTCGGGTTCGAAGCCGCCGCCGAAATCGAACACGCGTACGGTTGAGCCCTGGCGTGTTAAGCGGGTGAGCAGGCTCCAGCGCGCATTGTCCCATTTCGCGGTAAACGATCCGCGCTGTTTGGGTGCGGCGTCGGTCAAGGTGTTGCGCTCTTCGTCGCCGAACAACACATTGCCAGCACCAGTCGCCGCGAGCTGTTCGGGCGTGGCGCGAACGTGCAGGATGTCGGTGTTGTTGTGGCTATAGGCGGCCGTCAACAGCAATTGTCCTCCGGCCCACGGTATGTGGTAGTTGCCCACCAGTTCGGCGCCGCGTGTGCGTGTGTCCACCGCGTTGGTGAAAAACGCCACGCTCTGCACGCCGGGCACGCCGAAGTGCTGCAGGATATAATCTTCCAGGCCCGGGCTGTCGATGGTCTCGGAGAGCGTTACCCGGTTGTCGATATGGATCTGGTAGACGTCCAGGGTGAAATCAAACTGGCTGCCGATCTGGCCGGTCAGACCCAGGCTGAT from Dyella sp. GSA-30 includes the following:
- a CDS encoding substrate-binding domain-containing protein, yielding MSSGFTMANTRMKMLAGAVLFCVGAAMATSAMSTTLYGGGATLPAGAYVGWKFQTTTPLGVLTLPADVSSTSIFGQWGGTTNSVQYCQTGSGGGKRVLNGDTSGSPSLIANGVCNPGFPASPPAANPPGFQVPTTAVVQPDFIGSDAPYASSEYATFVANKGTAKGEPVQFPSIAGSIAIVYNNADLGSTTLNLTQAQVCGVFSGAITDWKTLNSSLPSKTINVVFRSDGSGTSFNFGNYLANVCGTVGGGHFQTQQTFFSSTSTASVIGLTALNSSSSKTGVSGNPLVVSTVASTDGTIGYAEAGNAFSHPAGGTPTKLVNIATIGGKDPIADLPASLAVTVTFDKTITGVNSTGQATLAAQTPNSVANCLGIVDPSTYAVQPAANYPIVAVTYLIANQKGNSTDLTALRSFMIFPQNHTVTEPGYAQLTGTGINTAKALTCLSS
- a CDS encoding type II secretion system protein GspK, with the protein product MIHMRAQRGIALLVVLWACTLGAIVLGGFAMTAHVEGVQARGQLDKSVVHYAALGGIDRAVYVMLLKDRTQHWVPDGRSYHFKLGDADVSVAIDDEDGKINLNRADPKLLQRMFVIAGMSDDDSRALVDHVQAWRKLDDSDESSTLGGFVSIEDLQTVPGMPADIYTKVEPILTLWSISPGPNPVHESALALAVTTDMNLAQTEPYVEKRKALPSLDGVLPVLPNGVPITGGGGSSVLSVTSTASLPNGIRTRLRVTLMLHPQLDDHRAYRIFRWREDVG
- a CDS encoding prepilin-type N-terminal cleavage/methylation domain-containing protein; its protein translation is MNASRGFTLLETLAVLVLLALLLLGTYSGLRVTTHTAQTGSDVAQQLDGIRSSQQFLRNEYTQLLMVPWEIAPDGGHVVFRGDASSMSYVAPLPGYLQRTGLQLQRLVLIKDGEDTYRLEVAFSKLPSRRGSPIVPSEPEVLLRGIKSGKFLYAGDDDQGRPLGWQPNWPYPARLPRMIAVDLELAGSVAWPRLEVPLRMDIAAINQFTAASRLPVTP
- a CDS encoding type II secretion system protein, whose protein sequence is MIGHRHRGFSLLEVIAAILILGIAFGALLRVGASSLNLTARSTEYTQAALWASSLLDKLYIVDFPRPGQSEGKFNDRFRWHLNVIPTQDEDEQVRIYQIALDVSWGDKPRVYTEHFETLRVVPNVKAPPPDVPL